TTCTGGtctgccgcgcgctcggccgccgcgtcctcgcgGAAATCCTTCCGGGTGCGGTCTTcgttgcgctcggcccAGCACAAGGACGAGCTCAGGCCGCGCTTCGTACATAGCAATGCTCCCGGCGAGCTCCGGAACGCAGTAGGCACCGCATAGCATAGACCCGAACGACTCGCGCTGCTCTgggcagcgcgcgccgcgagccgTGTCATCGGTGTCATACCCCACATGGCAGTGTCCCGTGGACTTCGGAGAACGGTCGGAAGTGGAGGCACTTGACCGGTCTATGTGGAGGCTACGCCGGAGCACTGGCCAGGcgatcgtcgagcaggccctGCGTCTGGAGGTGTGCCAtgacgccgccgacgaggtgTAGGCTGCCGGCAACAAACACGTTCGGAGTTCCTCCGGCCTGCTTGGCACCCTGCATCGCATGCTCGATGCTCGGCACGACAAAGACCTTGGCCTGGTCGTCGACCGACACGGTCAGCTGaccgtgcgctggcgccgggaggccgaggagcgagCACCAGGCGTGCAAGagctcctgctgcagcgccatgCTTGCGAGTTCATTCGGGTCGACTGCGCGCGAGACGAGGTCTGTGTGAGCTTGGGGACGTACCACTTGCCGAGCCGCCGTCGGCAAACGTATTGTTTGTGCAAAAGTAGATCTGAGCAAAGAATACCTTGGCCTCCTCCTTGGACATGGTCTTTTCGAGTTCTTCCAAGACCGTGCGCAAGAGCGTCATTCCCGAGCGGCCGTTGGTGCAGTTAAAGATGAGCACGCGAGGCTCCTTGGACGGCAACACCTCTTTCAGATACCACTGCACGCAGAACTGGATGCTCTCGATGGTATGCGCGCCGTCCAAAAAGTAGGTCGCGCCCGAGCTTGCGGCTGCCGGAACCGTCTGGCACCGGCCCGGCCAGAAagcacgctcgaggccctGTGCGACGGCGTCCGAGACCTGCTCGCCGTCTGTCTGGAAGTGGTCCACGGCGCCCGGGAAGAGTTTGCGGCCCTTTTCGGACGCGACAAACTCACGCACGAGCCCCACGGCGAGGCTCGCATTCGCGCGCTGGTGGTCGCccggcaggccgagcgtgcgcgcatgCACCGCCGGCAGTTCGGGCACCACCTCAAACTTGGACGCGTGCACCTTTTTGGCGTATTGGTGCAGGACCTGCAGCGCACTCTCGCCCTGCTGTGTAGAGAGCGCTGGGGCACCCTCCTTAAAGATGCCCGCCTTTTGCAGCGCAATCTCCTCGATCGTGCTGCCGAGGATGGCCGTGTGGTCGAGACCCAGCGGCGTGACACCTGTCACGACTGGGTGGGTCACAATGTTGGTCGAGTCGTACAGGCCGCCGATGCCcacctcgaggagcgtcgccgcgacgcgctccgagATGAACACGTGGAATGCGAGCAAGGTCATGAAGCGGAAGTAGATtgggcgcagcggcgtcaCGGAAAACTGGCGCTCGGTGTTTTGTTCGAGGCGCTCCCACACCTCCCAGAAGTACTTCGCAAATGTCTCCTCCGAGAGTggcacgccgtcgatgcggatgcgctcgcgtgcAGCGACCATGTGCGGCGAGGTATACAGGCCGATCTTTTCCGTGCCCTTGGTCCGCACAgtgcgcaggagcgagtCGCAGAATGCGGCTGTTGATCCCTTTCCCTTGGTCCCTGTAATGTGAATGACGTtgatctcgtcgagctcctcgcgcttgtGTCCGATACGCGCGAGGTACTCGGTCATTTCCGGCTCGTTGAGCTCGTTGACCGTCTTTCCGCTCTTGCGGATCGCCTCAATCGTGGCAGCATTCGACTGCAGCGAGTTGAGTGCGTCGATCGCAGCTGCGTACGTCCGTGCTTCGGTCATGATACTCCGGGTCCACGCGCGTAGTGCTCCACTCGCAGGTCGCGCCCAAGCGAGGCGCATGCCGACCGGAGAGCGCGCGCGGACCAACAGTTAATATTACTAAGCAGCACGTGGTCTCGGCCGCAACGCTATCTAGTTTTGCCAGAATGCACGTGATATCATGGATCCGCGAGCCCCGCCAGTTCTTCGAGACGTGCCCTGGACAAAGCAGTGGAGAGCCGCGGAGGATTTCTCTTTTAACCATCAAGGCCATCTGAGTGGATTCACTTTGGTGCGTATTTCTTGAGCGAAAAGGTGCACAGAACGATCGCAACAGCATACAAATACGTGCTGCCTGTTTTGCGTCGCGCGTTTTCGCTCATTCACTTTCCTAGAGATCAGCGTTACTAACACCCAACAGCCAACCATGGCCCGCAACAGCACCGTTAGCCCTTACGTCGGCCGTCTCGGTCGCAGCGCCCTCTACTCGAAGAAGGGTGGCTACAAGCACGCTGGCCGCAAgcctgctgctgccgccgaggaggccCCCGTCGCCACCAAGGAGAAGACCGTTGGTGGTGCCAAGAACGCTGGCAAGCGTGTCGTGCCCACTACCAAGGCCCCGCGCTTCTACCCTGCtgacgacgtgcgcaccAAGAAGGTCAGCCGCAAGACTGCCAAGCCtgccaagctgcgcgagagcaTCACCCCCGGTACCGTGCtcatcctcctcgccggccGCTTCCGCGGCAAGCGCGTGGTTTTCCtgaagcagctcgacagCGGTCTCCTGCTCGTCACTGGTCCTTTCAAGATCAACGGTGTGCCCCTCCGCCGCGTGAACCAGGCCTACGTTATTGCCACCAGCACCAAGGTCGACCTCGGCTCGTTCCAGGTTGACGCTAAGCTCGACGATGCATACTTCCGCCGCGAGAAGGCTGCCAAgaccaaggccgaggctTCCTTCTTCGCTGACCCCGCCAACAAGGCTCCCCTTCCCGAGAACAAGGTGGCTGACCAGAAGGCGCTTGACAAGGAGGTGATTGCTGCCGTGAAGAAGCAGGGCCCGATCCTTGCCAAATACCTGGCTGCCACCTTCTCCCTGTCCAAGGGTGACAAGCCGCACGCCCTCCGCTTCTAAGCGGATCGCTGCATGTGATGTCGACCTCGCAGCTTGTACACAAGCTGCTTGGTAcggtcctgctcgagcgaggctAGCCGCTCTTTGTTCGTaacgcgcggcgtgctttGCAACGCAAACCGTATCTGTTTCCAAAATAGGCTGGAATTGAACGCACTTTGAGTGCTGTTTGCCCATTGCATTGCCAACCAGGCGCTATAGTCTATGGTACAAAATAGGACGctccgaggcgcgtgccgcctTCGCTTCCTCGGCCCCTTCACGACTGAGCTcacgcaggcggcgcgtcgtgccgtCGGGCAGGCGCTGCCACTTGACCGACTGCTCttcgacgacgaccgcggGCTTGGGCACGGTCTGCGCGAGGGTCATGCCTTTGCGCTGCATCACTTCGCGGGTCGTGAGCTGGCCGGGCGCGCGGGGCATACCGATCGCCTTACCGTTCTCACGCTCCTCAAGGAAGCGTATCAGCGCAGGCTCATactgcgcaagcgcatcCACACGCTCGCCTTCGCGCTCGTTGAGCGAGTCGACATTGGGAATGCACATCGCCTGGAGCGTTTGCTGGCGCTGGCGGATATCTTGCAGATTGCTGCGCATCTGCTCCTGGTTGAGCTCGTGGCGGGGCGTAATGCAGTAGTCGACGTGCCACTGCAGGTCCGACAGCGACGTCttggccgagcgcccgtTGCGCACCTCTTCCAGCTGCGCATCAGTCATCGGACCGTTGAGCGAGGCAGGGTCGACCGGGCCACGCACCAGCGCATCGTTCAGATAGCGGTCCATCGTGACGTCCAGCTGCATGATGCGCGATGCATCCGCATTCTCGACCAGCACCGTCATGGCACTCGCTCCAGCGCGCGTTTCGAGCGTGACGCCGATGGACTCGTCGGGGAATTGCTCGGTCGCGGCGTCCAGCACCTTTTCCAAGAGACCCAGCGAGAGGCGGTAGGCCAACTCGCCCATCTCGGCACTGCCAAAGAGCCGGACACTCATCTCCTCGAGGCTAATGTACTGGAAGCCAAAGATCTGCGCCGTGTTGTGGTAGGCGACAAAGATGCCGTCCATGTTGCCGATGCGGGCTTGGAAGTTGTACTTGAGGAATGCGGCACGGACCATATCCCAGTACTCGCGCTCAAACGAGCTCCAGAGACCGTGCGCCTGGTCGACTTGGTAGCCAGATGCCTCGGCATAGTTGGCGCGGTCGTGGCGCACCgagacgcacgcgcgcgtcttCAGGTCAAATGTGCGGTTCGGCAGCCGGGGGTCTTCACAGTCGAGCTGCGAGCGCATGAGGAAGCGCGACGTCTGCGCATAGTGGTACGCCTCTTTTTGCTCGCGCGCTTTCTTGGGCAGCTTGTGGCTGTTGACCCGCTCGTACATGGTATATTCTTTCACCGGCGCGGTCAAAAATTTTTCAAGACtcttgccgagcgacgtgaGGACATAGTTGGAGTTGTccacctcgccgtcgctgccTTTGTCGGCATCAATCGCATAAAAGCCGCTCGGCTgtcgctgcaggcgcaccGAAATCGGGAGCTTGGCGCCTTCGCTAAAGCCGGTCGGCATATCGCTAAAGCTGGGACTAAAGCCATGCAACTCCGGCTCCTTCCAGCGGCTCAACAGGTAGTAGCAGTGGCTCAGCAAGCCGGTCATGCTGCTCGTACTTCCGCAGTACTTCTTGCCTTGCTTCTTGGTAATCTCCAAGAGCTCTGGGTCCTTGCTGGACGTGAGATAGGGAGGGAGCGCATCGTAGTCGAACAGGTCCACGTCCAACACGTCCCGAATGCGCGGCTCGTAGTTGTAAATGCCGGTACGCTTATCACGCAACCAATGCACGCCGGGGCTGGGTCAGAAAAGGTACACACTTGAACAAAACACGGTCCAGGCCGTGTGCAAGTCGCGAGACGTTCATCTTGCGCAGGGGCTTGACGGCTGGGTCAGTAGGGCGACGTACTCTGCACGGCAATGTCTGCAGCGGCCAGCCGGCcagcgcgctcgcccgACGCACCTTGCCCGTCCGTGAACTCTTCCAGGCGCACGAGACGCGCGGCATCAGCCTCCTTTCCGCGCAAAAAGCTCgtggggcgcggcgcgcgcttcgacgAGGGGCGAGGAAACGACACGACCTTTGgcgggggcggcgccgccttgggctgcggctcgggctTGTCCTCTTCTCCTTTGCCTACTTTCTTGGGCTTgtcctccttctcctccTTGCCCttgacgcgcgacgcaacAGCCTTCTTGGCTGCGCGCTCATTGTTCCGCTTGCTACGCGCATGGAGCAGCACCAATTTGGTGTACTTTGACGCGGATTTTTTTGGGCTAGGGGCGCTCGTATGAAATGCGCGTGTAGACGTGTGCAAATTCGGTACGCGGATTGCATGCGACACCAACGGTCCACGCCACGCTGCCCACATCCTTCGCCCTGCACGCGAGACGCACAACGTTCGCGGGCGCCACAGAAATGTGATTAGTcatcgccggcgcctgctctAGGCATACTATAGGGGTATCGACACGCGTGTGCTAGTTTTCGACGTTCCATAGCCGGCACCTGTGTGAGACATGCGACGTACCATAGCTCGGGCGGCTGGAGTGGTTTGTAGCCATGTGACTCGAATTCACGGGGCCAAAGTTCGGAGAAGAAATAAACTGCGTTAGTCGCACAACGTACTGAGGTGGCCAATACACAGCCCAGCGACCTCATCGAGTATATCCAGCTTGAACCCGCGCAGGGCCCAGTTCATCGCCGTGTACACGAATGGCTGGTAAGGAGCTGTGAAGACCAGCAGGCCAAAGAAG
The Malassezia japonica chromosome 2, complete sequence genome window above contains:
- the RPL6 gene encoding 60S ribosomal protein L6 (COG:J; EggNog:ENOG503NYQG); amino-acid sequence: MARNSTVSPYVGRLGRSALYSKKGGYKHAGRKPAAAAEEAPVATKEKTVGGAKNAGKRVVPTTKAPRFYPADDVRTKKVSRKTAKPAKLRESITPGTVLILLAGRFRGKRVVFLKQLDSGLLLVTGPFKINGVPLRRVNQAYVIATSTKVDLGSFQVDAKLDDAYFRREKAAKTKAEASFFADPANKAPLPENKVADQKALDKEVIAAVKKQGPILAKYLAATFSLSKGDKPHALRF
- the MET7 gene encoding tetrahydrofolate synthase (EggNog:ENOG503NUTU; COG:H), with the translated sequence MTEARTYAAAIDALNSLQSNAATIEAIRKSGKTVNELNEPEMTEYLARIGHKREELDEINVIHITGTKGKGSTAAFCDSLLRTVRTKGTEKIGLYTSPHMVAARERIRIDGVPLSEETFAKYFWEVWERLEQNTERQFSVTPLRPIYFRFMTLLAFHVFISERVAATLLEVGIGGLYDSTNIVTHPVVTGVTPLGLDHTAILGSTIEEIALQKAGIFKEGAPALSTQQGESALQVLHQYAKKVHASKFEVVPELPAVHARTLGLPGDHQRANASLAVGLVREFVASEKGRKLFPGAVDHFQTDGEQVSDAVAQGLERAFWPGRCQTVPAAASSGATYFLDGAHTIESIQFCVQWYLKEVLPSKEPRVLIFNCTNGRSGMTLLRTVLEELEKTMSKEEAKVFFAQIYFCTNNTFADGGSASDLVSRAVDPNELASMALQQELLHAWCSLLGLPAPAHGQLTVSVDDQAKVFVVPSIEHAMQGAKQAGGTPNVFVAGSLHLVGGVMAHLQTQGLLDDRLASAPA
- a CDS encoding uncharacterized protein (EggNog:ENOG503NVQH; COG:S; BUSCO:EOG09260JDM; TransMembrane:4 (o6-26i47-71o91-114i135-159o)) translates to MNLDSLPPFTTVWVVGAVSLIILEKLDFVSQYQLFYSSYLTFHMRQYWRVLTTFLYFGSIDMSSLFHLFMAMRYSYMLEVQAYGASRRAEYAWILLIASIMLLLASSVVHMPFLSDGLSYVLMYLWSRKNRHIRMAFFGLLVFTAPYQPFVYTAMNWALRGFKLDILDEVAGLCIGHLIYFFSELWPREFESHGYKPLQPPELCKRNNERAAKKAVASRVKGKEEKEDKPKKVGKGEEDKPEPQPKAAPPPPKVVSFPRPSSKRAPRPTSFLRGKEADAARLVRLEEFTDGQDIAVQTVKPLRKMNVSRLAHGLDRVLFNPGVHWLRDKRTGIYNYEPRIRDVLDVDLFDYDALPPYLTSSKDPELLEITKKQGKKYCGSTSSMTGLLSHCYYLLSRWKEPELHGFSPSFSDMPTGFSEGAKLPISVRLQRQPSGFYAIDADKGSDGEVDNSNYVLTSLGKSLEKFLTAPVKEYTMYERVNSHKLPKKAREQKEAYHYAQTSRFLMRSQLDCEDPRLPNRTFDLKTRACVSVRHDRANYAEASGYQVDQAHGLWSSFEREYWDMVRAAFLKYNFQARIGNMDGIFVAYHNTAQIFGFQYISLEEMSVRLFGSAEMGELAYRLSLGLLEKVLDAATEQFPDESIGVTLETRAGASAMTVLVENADASRIMQLDVTMDRYLNDALVRGPVDPASLNGPMTDAQLEEVRNGRSAKTSLSDLQWHVDYCITPRHELNQEQMRSNLQDIRQRQQTLQAMCIPNVDSLNEREGERVDALAQYEPALIRFLEERENGKAIGMPRAPGQLTTREVMQRKGMTLAQTVPKPAVVVEEQSVKWQRLPDGTTRRLRELSREGAEEAKAARASERPILYHRL